In Synechococcus sp. CB0101, a genomic segment contains:
- a CDS encoding cation:proton antiporter: protein MPEIGAHQLEVAETLIGVGRFLVIFVAARLLAELLVRWQLPTILGELVAGVIIGASGLHLIVPPETQVAVSQGVLQLVGSLADVPPDAVSHLYAESFPSLQAVATLGLFALLFLTGLESDLDELVAVGGQATTVAVAGVLLPFALGTAGLMGLFHVEVIPAVFAGASMTATSIGITASVFGELKMLRSREGQIVIGAAVLDDILGIVILAVVVSLAGGGSLEVGPILKLVAAAIVFVVAAIGLSRTAAPGFDWVIDRLKAPGDVVVASFVVLTLCCFAATAIGLEAALGAFAAGLILSKSNHTHAIEAAVKPVVALFATIFFVLIGTGMDLSVLNPLDPANRPGLVVAAFLLVVAIAGKVVAGWCFVSKEPTQRLVVGLGMMPRGEVGLIFLGLGTQAKLLSPALEAAILLMVIGTTFLAPVLLRLVLAGKSDGPDLDPLAEIPT, encoded by the coding sequence ATGCCGGAGATCGGAGCGCACCAGCTCGAGGTGGCCGAAACCCTGATCGGGGTCGGCCGCTTTCTGGTGATTTTTGTGGCCGCCAGGCTCCTGGCAGAGCTGCTCGTGCGCTGGCAGCTACCCACGATCCTGGGAGAGCTGGTGGCCGGCGTGATCATCGGTGCTTCTGGCCTGCATCTGATCGTGCCGCCGGAAACCCAGGTCGCCGTGAGCCAAGGCGTGCTCCAGCTCGTGGGCTCTCTGGCGGATGTGCCGCCGGATGCGGTGAGCCATCTCTATGCGGAGAGTTTTCCCTCGCTGCAGGCCGTGGCCACCCTCGGCCTGTTTGCCTTGCTGTTTCTCACGGGCCTCGAAAGCGATCTCGATGAGTTGGTGGCCGTGGGCGGCCAGGCCACCACCGTGGCGGTGGCGGGTGTGCTGCTGCCCTTCGCCCTCGGCACTGCCGGTCTGATGGGCCTGTTTCATGTGGAGGTGATCCCGGCGGTGTTTGCTGGCGCCTCGATGACGGCCACGAGCATTGGCATCACCGCCAGCGTGTTCGGTGAGCTGAAGATGCTGCGCTCGCGTGAGGGCCAGATCGTGATCGGCGCCGCTGTTCTCGACGACATCCTCGGGATCGTGATCCTGGCGGTGGTGGTGAGCCTCGCCGGCGGCGGCAGCCTTGAAGTGGGCCCGATTCTCAAGCTGGTGGCCGCGGCGATTGTGTTTGTGGTGGCGGCGATCGGTCTCAGCCGAACCGCCGCACCGGGCTTCGATTGGGTGATTGATCGGCTCAAGGCACCCGGGGATGTCGTGGTGGCCTCGTTTGTGGTGCTCACCCTCTGCTGCTTTGCTGCCACCGCCATCGGGCTGGAGGCGGCGCTGGGCGCATTCGCTGCTGGCCTGATCCTGAGTAAGTCGAACCACACCCACGCGATCGAAGCAGCTGTGAAACCGGTGGTGGCTCTGTTCGCCACGATCTTCTTCGTGCTGATCGGCACCGGCATGGATCTCTCGGTGCTCAACCCCCTCGATCCCGCCAACCGCCCTGGCCTGGTGGTGGCCGCCTTCCTGCTGGTGGTGGCCATCGCCGGCAAGGTGGTGGCGGGCTGGTGTTTTGTCTCCAAAGAACCCACCCAGCGGCTGGTGGTGGGATTGGGGATGATGCCCCGCGGCGAAGTGGGCTTGATCTTCCTGGGCCTTGGCACCCAGGCCAAGCTGCTGAGCCCTGCGCTGGAGGCCGCCATCCTGTTGATGGTGATCGGCACCACCTTCCTGGCGCCAGTGCTACTCAGACTGGTGCTGGCTGGCAAGAGCGATGGACCCGACCTCGACCCCCTCGCCGAAATCCCCACTTGA
- a CDS encoding galactose mutarotase, whose product MTLSRVQTPYPHWLFRAPNGDQFQVVPERGGLITGWRSGGQERLYFDAERFADPSKSVRGGIPVLFPVCGNVPGNQLVLPQGSFPMAQHGFARDLPWQLTELDSGDGVCLQLSDSPETRAAYPFGFALSLEVQLEPQALAIRAVVEHLGPSDSAMPFAFGLHPYFQVESLAEARVDGLPLRCFDHLSAAEAATADQLARLEQGVDLRLDLQPPQDPAPRLTTGSGVVVELEMEPPFAHAVVWSDPPRPMLCLEPWSARRGELGLELEPGQRAELRCRYVLSPA is encoded by the coding sequence ATGACCCTCTCCCGCGTTCAAACCCCTTACCCCCACTGGCTGTTCAGGGCCCCGAACGGGGATCAGTTCCAAGTGGTGCCGGAGCGGGGTGGTCTGATCACCGGTTGGCGTTCTGGCGGCCAGGAGCGCCTGTATTTCGACGCTGAGCGCTTTGCAGATCCCAGCAAGAGCGTGCGCGGTGGGATTCCGGTGCTCTTTCCCGTGTGCGGGAACGTGCCCGGCAATCAATTGGTGTTGCCCCAGGGTTCCTTCCCGATGGCGCAGCACGGCTTTGCCCGTGATCTGCCCTGGCAGCTGACGGAGTTGGACAGCGGTGATGGGGTTTGCCTCCAGCTCAGCGACAGCCCGGAGACACGGGCGGCCTATCCGTTTGGGTTCGCCTTGAGCCTTGAGGTTCAGCTCGAGCCCCAGGCACTGGCGATTCGGGCTGTGGTGGAGCACCTTGGCCCATCCGATTCGGCCATGCCGTTTGCCTTCGGTTTGCATCCCTATTTCCAGGTAGAGAGCCTGGCTGAGGCCCGGGTGGATGGCCTGCCGCTGCGTTGTTTTGACCACCTCAGTGCCGCTGAAGCCGCAACGGCCGATCAGCTGGCGCGGCTGGAGCAGGGTGTGGATCTGCGGCTGGATCTGCAGCCACCGCAGGATCCCGCTCCGCGGCTCACCACGGGCTCCGGCGTGGTGGTGGAGCTGGAGATGGAGCCACCCTTTGCCCATGCTGTGGTGTGGAGCGATCCCCCGCGGCCGATGCTCTGCCTGGAGCCCTGGAGCGCCCGGCGCGGTGAACTGGGATTGGAGCTGGAGCCAGGGCAGCGCGCTGAGCTCCGCTGCCGCTACGTGCTCAGCCCGGCCTGA
- a CDS encoding alpha/beta fold hydrolase, with translation MTVAAAWTFEGHPIHSLSREPESAAQGPAILLVHGFGASTDHWRFNIPVLAKHYEVHALDLLGFGRSAKPAGPRYGGALWRDQLVAYVRERIGRPTVLVGNSLGGYAALAAGAALGDQCAGVVLLNAAGPFSDEQGEPKGWGAIARRTIGSALLKSPILQRLLFENMRRPGNVRRTLKQVYIDPTNVDDELVESILRPSRDPGAFGVFRTVFDIPRGQPLDELFAELQAPLLLLWGIRDPWINAAGRRGAFQRHAPANTTEVVLQAGHCPHDEVPDQVNRAMLEWLATLR, from the coding sequence GTGACCGTTGCAGCGGCGTGGACCTTTGAGGGCCATCCGATCCACAGCCTCAGCCGTGAGCCGGAGAGCGCGGCCCAGGGCCCAGCGATCCTGCTGGTGCATGGCTTCGGTGCTTCGACCGACCACTGGCGCTTCAACATCCCTGTGCTTGCCAAGCACTACGAGGTTCACGCCCTCGATCTGCTCGGGTTCGGCCGCAGTGCCAAGCCCGCAGGTCCTCGCTATGGCGGCGCCCTCTGGCGGGATCAGCTGGTGGCCTATGTGCGCGAGCGCATCGGCCGGCCCACGGTGCTGGTGGGCAACTCCCTCGGTGGCTATGCGGCTTTGGCAGCCGGGGCGGCCTTGGGCGATCAGTGCGCTGGCGTGGTGTTGCTGAATGCAGCCGGACCCTTCTCCGATGAGCAGGGTGAGCCGAAGGGCTGGGGTGCCATCGCCCGCCGCACCATCGGCAGCGCCCTGCTCAAGAGCCCGATCCTGCAGCGGCTGCTGTTCGAGAACATGCGCCGCCCCGGCAATGTGCGCCGCACGCTCAAACAGGTGTACATCGACCCCACCAATGTGGACGATGAGCTGGTGGAGTCGATCCTGCGGCCCAGCCGCGATCCCGGTGCCTTCGGCGTGTTCCGCACGGTGTTCGACATCCCCCGCGGCCAGCCCCTCGATGAGCTGTTCGCCGAGCTTCAGGCCCCGTTGCTGCTGCTCTGGGGGATCCGCGATCCCTGGATCAATGCCGCGGGTCGCCGCGGCGCCTTCCAGCGCCATGCTCCGGCCAACACCACCGAAGTGGTGCTGCAGGCGGGCCATTGCCCCCACGATGAGGTGCCGGATCAGGTGAACCGGGCCATGTTGGAGTGGCTGGCCACGCTGCGATGA
- a CDS encoding isoprenylcysteine carboxylmethyltransferase family protein translates to MDPTSTPSPKSPLEGWGLSWGGWFDNRHGEWWLLAQLALIAAHLLPPWPAPGSWGYAWPLPIAISGAVLFAVGLLLAAQAFWRLGPSLTPLPDPKPGAALITSGAYGRCRHPLYQAVLLCSLGVVLALGSLLHLALLLGLCAVLGGKARREERMLVAVHPDYTTYRAATPAIIPGLPWLDWRD, encoded by the coding sequence ATGGACCCGACCTCGACCCCCTCGCCGAAATCCCCACTTGAGGGCTGGGGCCTCAGCTGGGGCGGTTGGTTCGACAACCGTCACGGCGAATGGTGGCTCCTGGCCCAGCTGGCGCTGATCGCGGCTCATCTGTTGCCTCCCTGGCCGGCACCGGGCAGCTGGGGTTACGCCTGGCCCCTGCCGATCGCCATCAGCGGTGCTGTGCTCTTTGCGGTAGGACTGCTGTTGGCGGCCCAGGCCTTCTGGCGGCTGGGGCCCAGCCTCACGCCTCTGCCGGATCCCAAACCCGGCGCCGCCCTCATCACCAGCGGCGCCTACGGACGCTGTCGCCATCCGCTCTATCAGGCGGTTTTGCTCTGTTCGTTGGGGGTGGTGCTAGCACTCGGCAGCCTGTTGCACCTGGCGCTCCTGCTCGGGCTCTGCGCCGTGTTGGGTGGCAAGGCGCGGCGTGAGGAGCGGATGCTCGTGGCTGTGCACCCGGACTACACGACCTATCGGGCCGCGACGCCGGCGATCATCCCTGGCCTGCCCTGGCTGGATTGGCGGGACTGA
- a CDS encoding APC family permease gives MSDPAPTTTQPGKLLSVLGVAFGLAGSVGGTIGAGILRTPGLVAAQLHTPSLVLLAWLVGGLYALLGAICIAELAASLPRAGGWYVYAEQAFGRRAGWLVGWTDWLAHCIGLAWVATTVGELLAEWIPANTAATWQCRALALLVLALFSAVQLLGVRAGGASQELLSLVKAVAFLGLAAASFALPPVVPAVSTAADPAELLQQGPAVAIGAVLALQAVITTFDGWASPVYFAEEFSDPSRDLPRSLIGGVLAVLALYLLINAALLHVLPIEVLSEANLPAADAARSVLGQRGGQVISAVALISLLGLINTVVMAAPRILFGLSRDQLMPAALSGVNPGGTPTAALVLTSGCAAVLVLAGSFDHLLGMGAFLYVVLPLTGIAAQVQLRIKEPNRPRPFLSWGYPLTPWIVGACSLGFLIGALVRDTGDSLLALALVGLGGIIGELLRRRQPQETSNP, from the coding sequence TTGAGCGACCCGGCGCCGACAACCACCCAGCCGGGCAAGCTGCTCTCGGTGCTGGGGGTGGCCTTCGGCCTGGCGGGTTCCGTGGGCGGCACGATCGGCGCAGGCATCTTGCGTACACCAGGTCTGGTGGCCGCACAGCTGCACACACCATCGCTGGTGCTGTTGGCCTGGCTGGTGGGAGGCCTGTATGCCCTGCTTGGCGCGATCTGCATCGCGGAGCTGGCCGCCAGCCTCCCCCGGGCTGGCGGTTGGTACGTCTACGCGGAGCAGGCCTTCGGCCGGCGCGCCGGCTGGCTGGTGGGCTGGACCGACTGGCTGGCCCACTGCATTGGCCTGGCCTGGGTGGCCACCACGGTGGGCGAGCTGCTGGCGGAGTGGATACCGGCGAACACCGCGGCCACTTGGCAATGCCGGGCGTTGGCGCTGCTCGTGCTCGCCCTGTTCAGCGCCGTTCAGCTGCTGGGTGTACGCGCCGGAGGCGCCAGCCAGGAGCTGCTCAGCCTGGTGAAAGCGGTGGCCTTTCTCGGCCTCGCCGCGGCCAGTTTTGCGCTGCCCCCAGTCGTTCCTGCGGTGTCGACTGCCGCGGATCCGGCTGAACTGCTCCAACAGGGACCTGCTGTTGCGATCGGAGCGGTGTTGGCCTTGCAGGCCGTGATCACCACCTTCGATGGCTGGGCCTCACCGGTGTATTTCGCCGAGGAATTCAGCGACCCCAGCCGCGACCTGCCCCGATCCCTGATTGGTGGGGTTCTGGCCGTGCTGGCGCTCTATCTGTTAATCAACGCAGCCCTGCTGCATGTGCTGCCCATCGAGGTGCTCAGCGAAGCAAACTTACCAGCCGCGGATGCCGCCCGCAGCGTGTTGGGCCAACGCGGGGGCCAAGTGATCAGCGCCGTGGCCCTGATCTCATTACTCGGCCTGATCAACACCGTGGTGATGGCAGCACCACGCATCCTGTTTGGCCTGAGCCGCGATCAGCTGATGCCAGCAGCACTCAGTGGTGTGAACCCCGGGGGCACGCCCACCGCCGCACTGGTGCTCACGAGCGGCTGCGCTGCCGTACTGGTGCTCGCGGGCTCGTTCGATCACCTGCTGGGCATGGGTGCGTTCCTCTACGTGGTCCTGCCTTTAACCGGAATAGCAGCTCAGGTCCAGCTACGCATCAAGGAGCCAAACCGACCCAGACCTTTCCTGAGCTGGGGCTATCCACTCACCCCTTGGATCGTGGGAGCGTGTTCTCTGGGCTTCCTAATCGGAGCCTTGGTACGCGACACAGGAGATTCTCTACTGGCCCTTGCATTAGTGGGCTTGGGAGGCATCATCGGCGAGCTCTTGCGCAGAAGACAACCCCAGGAGACGAGCAACCCGTAA
- a CDS encoding four-carbon acid sugar kinase family protein, whose product MAERRKVIVLDDDPTGSQTVHSAPLLLRWDADTLRRGLQHPSPLLFVLANTRALEPDQARSRIREICRTLRPLLDEAQAAGELDRWLIVSRGDSTLRGHFPVEVEAIAAELGPFDATLLAPAFLPGGRTTRGGVHYLHGEPVHTTAFARDRLFGFRRSDLAEWVEEKTAGRIPAAAVKRIDLADLEGPPETVRARLADLHDQQVVAVDAEQPAQLDALGAAIWAVSDPASARPRRLLLQSAASLINGLVPLPPQPLDAAGLAALRRRDPSGAPLPVLVMVGSHVPLADQQLEQLLEEPGCRGLELPVTTLARVLEGPLPGELLSSLEQSWLSELRQCFAERLTPVLFTSRGELSFASAQERRRFGLELAALMARLAAALAPELGLIISKGGITTQTLLADGLDQASVELQGQLVPGLSVVMAGDLPVITFPGNLGDEYSLREALGLILR is encoded by the coding sequence ATGGCAGAGCGGCGCAAAGTCATCGTGTTGGATGACGACCCCACCGGGTCGCAGACGGTGCATAGCGCGCCGCTGCTGTTGCGGTGGGATGCAGACACCTTGCGGAGGGGGCTGCAGCACCCGTCTCCTCTGCTGTTTGTGCTCGCCAACACCCGTGCCCTTGAGCCGGACCAGGCGCGGTCGCGCATTCGCGAGATCTGCCGCACGCTGCGGCCCTTGCTGGACGAAGCCCAAGCGGCCGGTGAGCTTGATCGCTGGTTGATTGTGAGTCGGGGAGATTCCACCCTGCGGGGGCATTTCCCCGTGGAGGTGGAGGCCATCGCGGCTGAACTGGGGCCGTTTGATGCCACCTTGCTGGCACCTGCTTTCCTGCCGGGGGGGCGAACCACTCGCGGCGGCGTGCACTACCTGCATGGGGAGCCGGTGCACACCACGGCCTTTGCCCGCGATCGCCTGTTTGGCTTCCGCAGAAGTGATTTGGCTGAGTGGGTGGAGGAGAAAACCGCCGGTCGCATCCCGGCGGCGGCGGTGAAGCGGATTGATCTGGCGGATCTGGAGGGGCCTCCCGAGACGGTGCGCGCCCGCTTGGCAGATCTGCACGATCAACAGGTGGTGGCGGTGGATGCGGAGCAACCGGCGCAGCTGGACGCCCTCGGTGCTGCCATCTGGGCGGTGAGCGATCCAGCGTCAGCGCGGCCGCGGCGTCTGTTGCTACAGAGCGCAGCCAGCCTGATCAATGGTCTTGTGCCCCTGCCGCCGCAGCCCCTGGATGCCGCCGGCTTGGCGGCTTTGCGTCGCCGGGATCCCAGCGGTGCACCGCTGCCGGTTTTGGTGATGGTGGGCTCCCACGTGCCCCTAGCGGATCAGCAGCTGGAGCAGTTGTTGGAGGAGCCAGGTTGCCGCGGACTGGAGCTACCGGTGACAACCTTGGCGCGGGTGCTGGAGGGGCCGCTGCCGGGTGAGTTGCTCTCGTCTCTGGAGCAGAGCTGGCTGTCGGAACTGCGCCAGTGTTTTGCGGAGCGCCTGACGCCGGTGTTGTTCACCAGCCGCGGAGAATTGAGCTTTGCTTCAGCCCAGGAGCGGCGGCGCTTCGGCTTGGAGCTGGCCGCATTGATGGCGCGCTTGGCGGCGGCCCTCGCTCCAGAGCTCGGCCTGATCATCAGCAAGGGCGGGATCACCACCCAAACACTGTTGGCCGACGGGCTGGATCAGGCCTCGGTTGAGCTGCAGGGTCAGCTGGTGCCGGGGCTATCTGTGGTGATGGCGGGGGATTTGCCGGTGATCACCTTTCCGGGAAATCTGGGGGATGAGTACAGTCTTAGAGAGGCTTTAGGGCTCATCCTTCGATGA
- a CDS encoding FG-GAP-like repeat-containing protein — MASEAIFGQNLFLLRCRSNTACPEFPLAVADINNDGIPDIISLQKSISSKGGATNLAILLSNRNSCDSSIRSCYRKKIIELGNAPAPRNLSLADFNNDGSIDILIGAGKTKPGPYKGGKYVLLAGKSKGDWISIDLKCKSDTNAIGSLVSVNEGPSGVKTFLKTGGTRHETQDHSRIHIGLGKSTRDHLKAKVAWPNGKSSNTYQLPVNSVTTINGGKLCDL, encoded by the coding sequence ATGGCCTCAGAGGCAATTTTCGGCCAAAACCTCTTTCTGCTGCGTTGCCGCTCAAACACCGCTTGTCCAGAGTTTCCCTTAGCAGTCGCGGACATCAATAATGATGGGATTCCAGACATTATATCGCTGCAAAAAAGTATTTCTTCAAAAGGCGGTGCTACGAACCTAGCCATACTGCTAAGCAACAGAAATAGCTGCGACAGCTCTATCAGGTCATGCTATAGAAAGAAAATTATCGAGCTTGGCAATGCACCTGCTCCCCGCAACTTATCACTAGCAGACTTCAACAACGATGGGAGCATAGACATCCTCATAGGTGCCGGCAAAACAAAGCCTGGCCCGTACAAAGGGGGAAAGTATGTTCTCTTGGCCGGAAAGAGCAAAGGCGACTGGATCTCCATTGATCTGAAATGCAAGAGCGATACTAATGCCATTGGATCACTGGTATCAGTCAATGAAGGCCCATCGGGAGTCAAAACATTCCTTAAAACGGGCGGCACACGCCACGAAACTCAAGATCATTCTCGTATTCATATAGGCCTTGGGAAATCAACCCGTGATCATTTAAAGGCTAAAGTAGCCTGGCCAAATGGAAAATCATCAAATACATATCAGCTGCCAGTCAATAGCGTCACCACCATCAACGGGGGCAAGCTTTGTGATCTGTAG
- a CDS encoding FAD-binding oxidoreductase, with the protein MICPEPSALQELVRELHQQARPWLPAGSGSRLNWGAAVLPAPGESEPLVVSTGGLNRLVEHCAGDFTVTVQAGLPLQTLQAELANTGQWLALDWPWGSGPNGESSGTVGGLVARGLAGGLRQRYLGVRDQLIGLELLRADGTTAKAGGKVVKNVAGYDLMRLFCGSWGSLGLITELTLRTYPLPRHRSGLLIRGELTALEQLRRRCLAAPLMPQRLDWWSAGVMGCEQPALLLALASVSQAAITDQLTQHRQAAAELGLHTDQLTSERLQELEQQGRQGKSDWLLQLGVPPAQAAVLLADAACAGMACNLAAGVGTGLACAAADALPNYRVQELRQRCRELGGQLSVLQQPASATPLPCWDASPASAVIEAVKRQFDPLQQLARGRLPGVVQAGLST; encoded by the coding sequence GTGATCTGTCCTGAGCCCAGCGCGCTGCAGGAGCTGGTGCGCGAGCTGCATCAGCAGGCCCGGCCCTGGCTGCCCGCCGGCAGCGGCAGCCGGCTGAATTGGGGGGCAGCGGTTCTGCCCGCACCGGGAGAGAGCGAGCCCCTGGTGGTGAGCACGGGCGGGCTGAACCGCCTGGTGGAGCACTGCGCCGGCGATTTCACCGTCACCGTGCAGGCAGGCCTGCCCCTTCAAACCCTGCAGGCAGAACTGGCGAACACCGGCCAGTGGCTGGCCCTCGATTGGCCCTGGGGCAGTGGCCCCAACGGGGAATCAAGCGGCACGGTGGGCGGCCTGGTGGCCCGGGGCCTGGCCGGGGGCTTGCGCCAGCGTTACCTCGGCGTGCGCGACCAACTGATCGGCCTGGAGCTTCTGCGGGCCGATGGCACCACCGCCAAGGCAGGCGGGAAGGTGGTGAAAAACGTGGCCGGCTACGACCTGATGCGCCTGTTCTGCGGCAGCTGGGGCAGCCTCGGCCTGATCACCGAACTCACGCTGCGCACCTACCCGCTGCCCCGCCATCGCAGCGGCCTGCTGATCCGAGGAGAGCTGACGGCCCTGGAGCAACTCCGCCGCCGCTGCCTGGCGGCTCCGCTGATGCCGCAGCGACTGGATTGGTGGAGCGCCGGTGTGATGGGCTGCGAGCAACCGGCCTTGCTGCTGGCACTGGCCAGCGTGAGCCAGGCCGCCATCACCGACCAACTCACCCAGCACCGCCAAGCCGCAGCCGAGCTGGGGCTCCACACCGATCAGCTCACTTCTGAGCGCCTCCAGGAGTTGGAACAGCAGGGCCGGCAAGGCAAGAGCGACTGGCTGTTGCAGCTCGGTGTGCCACCAGCCCAGGCCGCAGTTCTCCTGGCTGATGCGGCCTGCGCGGGAATGGCCTGCAACCTTGCCGCCGGCGTCGGCACGGGGCTGGCCTGCGCGGCAGCAGACGCCCTGCCCAACTACCGCGTGCAAGAGCTGCGGCAGCGCTGCCGAGAGCTGGGGGGCCAGCTGAGCGTGCTTCAGCAACCCGCCAGCGCCACCCCCCTGCCCTGCTGGGACGCCAGCCCCGCTTCTGCGGTGATCGAAGCAGTGAAGCGGCAGTTCGATCCGCTGCAGCAACTGGCCCGCGGTCGCCTACCCGGTGTGGTTCAGGCCGGGCTGAGCACGTAG
- a CDS encoding phosphoketolase, which yields MTLSPANAADAIANEQLARIDAWWRAANYLAVGMIYLQDNPLLSEPLRPEHIKNRLLGHWGSSPGQAFIWAHANRLIRERDLDMIYLSGPGHGAPGVLGPTYLDGSYSEVYPDKSQDAAGLQRFFKQFSFPGHIGSHCTPETPGSIHEGGELGYVLSHACGAVFDNPDLIALACVGDGEAETGPLATSWHINKFLNPISDGAVLPVLHLNGYKIANPTLLARIPREELASLLRGYGWEPLFVEGSEPMAMHAAMAAAMDDAVGRIKAIQAEARRSGEAQRPAWPMLVLRSPKGWTGPAALGDKKLEGFWRAHQVPLPDPRHDTAQLQQLESWLKSYRPWELFDEQGTLKPELQALSPAGSRRMGSNPHANGGLLRRKLQLPPIAHYAVAVPKPGSVQHENTAVLGELLRDAIGLNPDSLRVFGPDETASNRLQAIYERSKKVWMEDLLPEDLNGSELSRSGRVVEMLSEHTLVGMMEGYLLTGRYGLFHTYEAFAHVIASMFNQHAKWLESCLHHAPWRAPIGPWTCLISSTVWRQDHNGFTHQDPGFIDLAGNKSGEVVRVYLPADANSLLAVAEQALVETNVCNIIVSDKQKHLQYLTLDQARAHVAKGIGLWSWASNDHSGHEPDEPDVVMACAGDIPSKETLAAVQILRREIPSLKVRVLNVVKLFALTQPSEHPHGLSDRDFDSLFTTDRPVIFNFHGYPWLIHRLTYRRTNHANFHVRGYKEKGNINTPLELAMNNQIDRFNLVIDVIDRVPGLGSRAAHVKEQMKEAILANRAYAHEHGMDAPAITDWQWTAPDSNEAN from the coding sequence ATGACCCTGAGCCCAGCCAACGCGGCTGATGCGATCGCCAACGAGCAGCTCGCGCGGATCGATGCCTGGTGGCGCGCCGCCAACTACCTGGCCGTGGGGATGATCTACCTCCAGGACAACCCGCTGCTCAGCGAGCCGCTGCGGCCCGAGCACATCAAAAACCGCCTGCTGGGCCACTGGGGCTCAAGCCCTGGCCAGGCCTTCATCTGGGCCCACGCCAACCGGCTGATCCGCGAGCGTGACCTCGACATGATCTATCTGTCGGGGCCGGGGCACGGAGCACCGGGGGTGCTCGGCCCCACCTATCTCGATGGCTCCTACTCGGAGGTCTATCCCGATAAGTCGCAAGACGCGGCTGGCCTCCAGCGCTTCTTTAAGCAGTTCTCGTTCCCGGGCCACATCGGCAGCCACTGCACCCCGGAAACCCCCGGCTCGATCCATGAGGGCGGCGAGCTGGGCTACGTGCTCTCGCACGCCTGCGGTGCGGTGTTCGACAACCCCGATCTGATTGCCCTGGCCTGCGTGGGCGATGGGGAGGCGGAGACCGGCCCGCTGGCCACCAGCTGGCACATCAACAAATTCCTCAATCCGATCAGCGATGGCGCCGTGCTGCCGGTGCTGCACCTGAACGGCTACAAGATCGCCAACCCCACCCTGCTGGCCCGGATCCCGCGGGAGGAACTCGCGAGTTTGCTGCGGGGCTACGGCTGGGAGCCGCTGTTCGTGGAGGGCAGTGAGCCGATGGCGATGCACGCCGCCATGGCCGCTGCCATGGACGACGCCGTGGGCCGCATCAAGGCCATTCAGGCGGAGGCGCGCCGCAGCGGCGAGGCCCAGCGGCCCGCTTGGCCAATGCTCGTGCTGCGTTCCCCCAAGGGCTGGACCGGCCCTGCCGCCCTGGGCGACAAAAAACTGGAGGGCTTCTGGCGGGCCCACCAGGTGCCTCTGCCCGATCCGCGCCACGACACGGCCCAGCTGCAGCAACTGGAGAGCTGGCTGAAGAGCTACCGGCCCTGGGAACTGTTCGATGAGCAGGGCACACTCAAGCCCGAGCTGCAGGCCCTTTCACCGGCGGGTAGCCGCCGGATGGGCTCCAACCCCCACGCCAATGGCGGGCTGCTGCGCCGCAAACTGCAGCTGCCTCCCATCGCTCACTACGCCGTTGCGGTGCCCAAGCCGGGCAGCGTGCAGCACGAAAACACGGCGGTGCTCGGCGAACTCCTCCGCGATGCGATCGGTCTGAATCCCGATTCGCTGCGGGTGTTTGGCCCGGATGAAACCGCCTCCAACCGGCTGCAGGCGATCTACGAGCGCAGCAAAAAAGTGTGGATGGAAGATCTGCTGCCGGAAGACCTCAATGGCAGCGAGCTCTCCCGCAGCGGCCGCGTGGTGGAGATGCTCAGCGAGCACACGCTGGTGGGAATGATGGAGGGCTATCTGCTCACCGGCCGCTACGGCCTGTTCCACACCTACGAGGCCTTCGCCCATGTGATCGCCTCGATGTTCAACCAGCACGCCAAATGGCTGGAGAGCTGCCTGCATCACGCCCCCTGGCGCGCACCGATCGGCCCCTGGACCTGCCTGATCTCCTCCACGGTTTGGCGCCAAGACCACAACGGCTTCACCCATCAAGATCCTGGCTTCATTGATCTGGCGGGCAACAAAAGCGGTGAGGTGGTGCGGGTTTACCTCCCGGCCGATGCCAATTCGCTGCTGGCTGTGGCTGAGCAGGCGCTGGTGGAAACCAACGTCTGCAACATCATCGTGAGCGACAAGCAAAAGCACCTGCAATACCTCACGCTGGATCAAGCCCGTGCCCATGTGGCCAAAGGCATCGGCCTGTGGAGCTGGGCCAGCAACGACCACAGCGGCCATGAACCCGATGAGCCGGATGTGGTGATGGCCTGCGCCGGCGATATCCCCAGCAAAGAAACGCTGGCGGCGGTGCAAATCCTGCGGCGCGAGATCCCCAGCCTCAAAGTGCGGGTGCTGAATGTGGTGAAGCTGTTCGCGCTCACCCAGCCAAGCGAACACCCCCATGGCCTGAGCGATCGCGACTTCGACAGTTTGTTCACCACGGACCGTCCGGTGATCTTCAATTTCCACGGTTATCCGTGGCTGATTCACCGCCTCACCTACCGCCGCACCAACCATGCCAACTTCCACGTGCGCGGCTACAAGGAGAAGGGCAACATCAACACCCCGCTCGAGCTGGCGATGAACAACCAGATCGATCGTTTCAATCTGGTGATTGATGTGATCGACCGTGTTCCGGGGTTAGGGTCACGCGCCGCTCATGTGAAAGAGCAGATGAAGGAGGCCATCCTCGCCAATCGGGCCTATGCCCATGAACACGGCATGGATGCCCCCGCCATCACCGATTGGCAATGGACAGCCCCCGATAGCAACGAGGCCAACTGA